The Pelosinus sp. IPA-1 genome contains a region encoding:
- a CDS encoding DUF3006 domain-containing protein, whose translation MKVQAVIDRFEGSKAVLLVGEDETQVSWPCCSLPSEAAEGDILQIALEVDQQATNAARLEAENLLKEIVKRNQES comes from the coding sequence ATGAAGGTTCAAGCTGTCATTGATCGTTTTGAAGGAAGTAAGGCAGTATTATTAGTAGGTGAGGATGAAACGCAGGTATCATGGCCTTGCTGTAGCCTACCTAGTGAAGCGGCAGAGGGAGATATATTGCAGATTGCCTTGGAGGTTGATCAGCAAGCTACTAATGCGGCAAGGCTAGAGGCAGAGAATCTCTTGAAGGAAATTGTAAAGAGGAATCAGGAAAGCTAA
- a CDS encoding ComEC/Rec2 family competence protein, with protein MIRRWLAVFMLLIFVTMVVAGCSKQSVKPAGQGGQKQTSSASSPLTVKVLDIGQGDAILIRVAGQTVLVDSGDINTREKLVQYIKKEGITTIDKVIITHPHADHLGGMPGVLDNFKVNQIYDSGQTTTTALYRQYLTLVKKKEIPFTVLTAGTEIVITDDIKLKILAPEKPFITESELNNNSIVTKLVYNNFSMLLTGDAEKESENRMVKTYGNELKSTILKVGHHGSNTSSSIEFLKIVAPEAAIISLGANNDYHHPHPSTMKKLNEAKVKVYRTDTDGTVTVNSDGKTYTISKEQ; from the coding sequence ATGATACGTAGATGGTTAGCAGTATTCATGTTGCTAATATTTGTTACTATGGTTGTAGCAGGTTGTAGTAAACAAAGTGTAAAACCAGCAGGGCAAGGGGGGCAAAAGCAAACTAGTTCAGCAAGTTCACCTCTTACTGTGAAGGTACTAGATATTGGACAAGGTGATGCGATTTTAATCCGCGTAGCTGGGCAAACTGTATTGGTTGATTCAGGAGATATTAATACTAGAGAAAAATTGGTGCAATACATAAAAAAAGAGGGCATTACCACAATTGATAAGGTAATCATTACTCACCCACATGCCGATCATTTAGGCGGAATGCCAGGAGTGTTAGATAATTTCAAAGTTAATCAGATTTACGATAGTGGACAAACTACGACCACTGCCCTGTATCGTCAGTATTTAACCCTAGTAAAAAAGAAAGAGATACCTTTTACCGTGCTTACTGCCGGTACTGAGATTGTTATTACTGATGATATTAAACTTAAAATTCTTGCGCCAGAAAAGCCATTTATAACAGAATCGGAGTTGAATAATAATTCTATAGTTACTAAACTGGTTTATAATAACTTTTCCATGCTATTAACTGGAGATGCGGAAAAGGAATCGGAAAACCGCATGGTGAAAACCTATGGAAATGAGCTTAAAAGTACTATATTGAAAGTTGGACATCATGGTAGCAACACCTCTTCGTCAATTGAGTTTTTAAAAATCGTAGCCCCGGAAGCTGCTATTATCTCATTAGGTGCTAACAACGATTATCACCATCCTCATCCCTCTACAATGAAAAAATTAAATGAGGCCAAGGTGAAAGTATATCGTACAGATACAGATGGGACGGTAACAGTAAATAGCGACGGAAAAACTTATACAATATCAAAGGAGCAGTAA